A region of the Chryseobacterium gotjawalense genome:
TCAAACCAATGCTCTTTTTGTGGAAAAAAACGAAATGAAGTGCAAATGCTAATTTCTGGAAATGACGGTTTTATTTGCGAAGAATGCATCGAACAAGCACACGGCATCGTGAAGGAAACCAGCGCATCAGCTGGTTCTGCTTCTACAGAAAAGATAGAGGATTTAAAAAAGCCGAAAGAAATAAAAGAGTTCTTGGATCAATATGTGATTGGCCAGGATCAGGCAAAAAAGCAGCTGTCGGTCGCAGTCTATAATCATTATAAAAGGTTGTTGCATGCAAAAGACGAGAACCGCGAGGTAGAAATCGAAAAATCAAATGTCATCATGATTGGTGAAACAGGTACAGGAAAAACGCTTTTGGCAAAGTCGATTGCAAGAGAATTGAATGTGCCTTTCTGTATTGTAGATGCAACCATTCTTACTGAAGCCGGTTATGTTGGCGAGGATGTCGAAAGTATTTTATCCAGACTTTTAATGGTAGCTGATTATGACGTAGAAAAAGCAGAGAAAGGAATCGTTTTTATTGATGAGATCGATAAAATTGCACGTAAATCAGACAATCCAAGTATTACCCGAGATGTGTCCGGTGAAGGGGTACAACAGGGTTTGTTGAAATTATTAGAAGGAAGCATCGTAAATGTTCCACCGCAAGGCGGTAGAAAACATCCTGACCAAAAATACATCCAGGTTAATACTCAGAATATTCTGTTTATTGCAGGGGGCGCTTTTGATGGTATCAAAGAAATTATTGAACGTAGGTTGAATAAACAGGCGATCGGTTTCAGTGCAGAAAAATTGAATAAAATAGAGGAGGAAGAATATATCTTAAGCCAACTGAATGCGATTGATTTGCGGAAGTTCGGTCTGATTCCTGAACTTTTAGGAAGGTTTCCGATCATTACCTATCTTGATAAGTTAACCAAAGAAACGATGATTCGGATTATGAAAGAACCTAAGAACTCGATTGTTAATCAGTTTGTAGAATTGTTTAAGATGGATGGTGTAGAACTGAAGTTTACCGATGATGGTCTGGAAAGTATCGTGGAAGAGACTATGGATAAGGGACTTGGAGCACGAGGACTTCGTGGGACAACCGAAAAGGTACTCGAAGATTACATGTTCAATATTGCTGCTCAAAAAAAAGTGGTAATAAACCGTGAAAACACCCTTTTTTAGCTTTTTGAGAACAATCTGACGATGCCTTGCAAAAATTAATTATCTTTGTAAGGCATTCTTTTTTAAGAAAGTACAAAACACAAACACAAACACAAAACACAAATTGAAATGAAAAAAAATCTATTTATGATAGGCTTTTTGGCGTTGAGCGTAACACTCGGAGCACAAATTGTTTGCCATGTAGACACTGGCGGGATTCTCTACGTTGGTAAAGGTTCGTTGTTTTATAATGGCGGTGGTCTTCAGATGAAAGGAAATGCTGTTTTCGAAAACCACGGAAACGTTATGGTAGTTGGAAACGGTACGACAGATGTTTTTAAAACAATCGATGCTGCTGGGGCGGATAAAGTTGAAACAAATGGAGGAGGCAACTTTATTAATAAGTTGAATGAGCCAACTGCTTATGCATCAACTAATTCTATTAATCCCACTACGCCGCCCGTTTACACCTATGGACAGTTATTTATTTCTGGTATAATTCAAAGTAATATTAAAGGTATTGTTGATCAGGAATATCGGCAGGTAAGTCATGGTGCTTACCAGCAGATAGGTATGCCATTTTACAGTAAATCAGCGTCAACTTTAAATTCCGAATTAGGTAAAGTTTTCAGTACGGTAAGAAGATCGGAAAATGAGATTTTACGTTGGAACAACAGTAGAGTTGTATTTGATAACCTGCCAAATTTGAGTTTTAAATTTGGTGAAGATACAAAAGCGGTTACCTATTTTAGTTTAGGAGGAAAAGCATTAGATGTTTCTTCACTTACAAGAACTTTAAAAGGTAGACCGGTTGCTGATGTTCCTGATGCCGATAAAAAAGTGACACTGGAAAACGCGGGAGATGGTATGTTCTTCGGTGTTGGTGGAAGCGGAATCAACGAATACGGTGGAAGATATAACACCTATTTACAGGATGGGTTCCATATTGCCAGTGGCGGTACAGCATGGAATGGTGATTTTGGTAAAAACA
Encoded here:
- the clpX gene encoding ATP-dependent Clp protease ATP-binding subunit ClpX produces the protein MNSNQCSFCGKKRNEVQMLISGNDGFICEECIEQAHGIVKETSASAGSASTEKIEDLKKPKEIKEFLDQYVIGQDQAKKQLSVAVYNHYKRLLHAKDENREVEIEKSNVIMIGETGTGKTLLAKSIARELNVPFCIVDATILTEAGYVGEDVESILSRLLMVADYDVEKAEKGIVFIDEIDKIARKSDNPSITRDVSGEGVQQGLLKLLEGSIVNVPPQGGRKHPDQKYIQVNTQNILFIAGGAFDGIKEIIERRLNKQAIGFSAEKLNKIEEEEYILSQLNAIDLRKFGLIPELLGRFPIITYLDKLTKETMIRIMKEPKNSIVNQFVELFKMDGVELKFTDDGLESIVEETMDKGLGARGLRGTTEKVLEDYMFNIAAQKKVVINRENTLF